In Clupea harengus chromosome 12, Ch_v2.0.2, whole genome shotgun sequence, the sequence aaCACAATTCCATGATAATAGAGTTTGAGAAAAAAGTGTCTTTGAAACATTTTTCATGAAACTTCTCAAATCATTCTAGGTTAATATTTAATGCTTTCCGCATGCATTGTGTATGAGTATTTAAAAGTTAATGTATTCTGTCTGGCCAAACAATAAACTcaacatgtttatttttcatttatttaaccaCATAATACaacaaatgaaatacaaattCAACAGTAAATTATTTCTGATATTTTGCACACTTATTTGTGCACAGTTTGGTTTTGAATTCGTCACAAACCTGGAGGACAAGGTTTTCATATTACCATAttacagaaaaacacagatcATATTACCATGTCATAGCATACCAACTCTTGCCAAGTAATGACAGTTAGTGCTTTTTCTTTCTGGTATGAGACAGAAATTAGATACGAGTCAGAGATCATATTGCAAAATATCTATAACGTTCTAAAACGATGTAACTGGTAAGATTCAATATATCTAAATGTTTCCTTGTGAATGTTTCCTCTAATTGGACCTGTTAGTCAAGCTAACAGTGTTAAACTTACTTCACAAAACCAGTCTAACACTTTTATAATGAAATAGCCTACGATCTCTTACACAAGATAAGCCCGATGCATCGGTTTTATTGTCACAACACATGAATGTGACTGACCTTTTGCAGTACTGAAGTGGCAAACGCCTATTTCATATCCTATCACTCAAGGGTTCAAAACAAGCAGATATTTGACATAACAGAAAAACCTCCAGTCCGATAGAGGCGCTATTCTGAGTTGTGATGTATGCATCTGGCCTCTTCCACCACTGGGACAGCATTTATGCCATAAGCTCATACGATatttgctagttagctagtttacatttattcatcaaATTTTCTGTTAAAGGAGGTTATATATTGGTCCTTCGTGCAAAAAATGAGTGGAATACCAGGCACCGCTGTAATACAGATAACTAATCTTTCATCAGCTGTGAGCAGCGAGCAAATGCGGACTCTTTTTGGCTTTCTCGGTGACATCGAAGAGTTGCGCCTATATCCCCCCGAGTAAGTGTGACGATAGCGCCATAGAAAAATCAGAAAAGATCCGGGACTGTAACGTTACATAGTGTTGTAGGCCGTACTAGAGAATTTCTAGTAGACGGGGCTCTGGACGTACTCACCAGTTGCTTTTGTAGTTCAATTTAACGTTACACACGTTGTGTCCCAATGCATCTAAGGTAAACGTTGTCAAGCGAACCTGAGGGTCTGATTTTGCAATGTTATCGTCTTTAACATTACCCAACTTACTCCAACCACATAGCTAACTGATTGTTTTTTTAACGAACTGGACagctttctttctgtttatgGAGATATCTTAGCTATCTTGCCGACGTTATGGCCTCGATAACCATTTACCGTTTCCAGTAAATCACAGAAAGATgtgtattatttaaaataacatATCTGTCCGATTTATCTCAGTCACTTATACCAGCGACACATTAATTGGCTTTGGTGagaggtagctagctagctagcttgctggGTTCAGTACATAATGGGATGAGATGGCACGGGTTTGTACAATTTCCCGTGAGTGTCCTGACATTTGAGAGACGCTGACTTCAAGGTTACTGGCATCTCCTGTTTTAGCAATGATACGAAATAACTGAACAAGCCGGTAGATTCGTCATTTATCTACTAGCAAACACTAGTCATTTGGTTTAAGTtagtttagctagctaattatCCTAATGTTAGGTCAAGGAACGACATTCACGTAACGTCCCAATGGTACATATTCTGTGGATAGATGGTGTCAACAACTACTACTTTTATATTACTGATTaaacttttttctgtctttttcagcAATGCcccactctctttttcctccaaaGTGTGTTACATAAAGTATCAAGATCCTTCCAGTGTTGGTGTGGcacaacatttaaccaacactgTGTTTATTGACAGAGCTCTGATTGTTGTGCCATGTGCCGAGGGTGAGTATATCTGAGCATATATGGGGTTTATAAATCACCCATCTAATGAATGTATTCAACTTTCAGTCTCTGAAACAGTGATTTATTTACTTCTACTCTAGATTTCTCTATCAGCTTTCTCTATCACTCCTTGAGCAGATCAAGCAGAGACGTGGCTTGCTCATCTCTGTGGATGTTTGGTCGTTTTTTCGTGTCTGAGGTGTCCTATTTATGGTCAGAGATGGGTTCATTGACCatagcttttgtttttttctttgagagGATGACTAGTTGCTATAGAAATCTTTGTAATCAAAGTTGGACTACCATAATGAGGTAAAATCAGAGTTTAACCATACAGTATTAGTATTTATTGCTACGTCTAATTTAAACAGTGGAACTGTTCAATTGACTTTCATATATGATTGATATTTTAGCGCCCAGCACAAAATGCACATCAGTATTAAAGGACTGTTCATGTTGTAGTGAAGTAGATGGACCAGTATAGTTAGACCTGAGTTTGTGGATTACTCTCTGTCCTGTGAAATAATCTCCAAGGTCACACAACCTTTTTCTGCTTTTCTGTTTTTAATGCAATTAACTGTTTATTTGGGTTAGAAAGGCAGACAAGTGCGTTTTTAAACTTGGTGAAGATGACACATTGCAAAACATGTAGCTAAcctcatctttttctctctttttattatttttctctACATTTTTCTTTGAAATCCTCTGCTTTTTCTGTCCGAAAAACAACAATTACATATTGTGATAAGAAAACTCAGGCAACCAcagcaacaaccacaacaacaacaaaatctcACCCAGTTATAATGACTTCACGCCCCTGAAATGCTTGTCCTCGTGACTTGGTGCTGCTGGATGGCTACTGAGTTTATTaatttggttttgtgtgttttttctgtgtgattatgtgtgcaTATCAGATGACTAGACTGGCCCAGCTGTTACACTACACTAGCCTGAGTCAGGCATTGTTTTCCAAGCCACTATCCCCGCTGGGGCCAGCGCAGCCTTCAAGGGGGGGATGTGACCAGGAGAATAGCTGCCGAACCTTCCAAGATGGACACCTTGTctctatttattttctttttttttctttgtttgttttgttatttttctctctctctctctctctctctctctctctctctctctctctctctatctcttttctttctcatgtTGTCCCTTGTTTGCCTATGGTACAGACAGCTCTATTGCATATACCTCctcattgtgttttgtttttcttttaatttttttgtttgttttttccctctgtttttttctttctgtccccctctctatccccccccccttctccaccCTTCCCCTCCGTTCCAATCCTGATTTTCCCCGATCCCACCGTTGCAACCTTTATCGtggtttttaatttatttttttatttttttatttaatgctGTCTAGGTTGACCTGGCACCCCAGTACTTAGGGTGGGTGTTTGAGTCGTACCTGGGCCTCTAAGAGATGACTAACccactctgttctctctctctgtctctctttctttatctttctttccatctctctattctgcctctctccctctttgtcaatttctctatttatttatttctgaacTGTTAGCAATAATAAGGTTAGGATTGCACTTGATTTTATcaaagagaaatatatataaaacccCCACGTTTAACAAACATCGCTACATTCTTTTATAAATATTCTATGGTAGGATACATGTTCTCAACACTTTGGAACTCACTTTGGTGTTAGGGACAAAATTTGCACATGACTGTTTGCACTTTTTAACAAATGTGTTGTCTTGACACATACAAGTTGATCGACTGCATGATCTTTCTCCTAATATAGACCCAGGGCTATAGGAGATAGTATGGTACTTCTCACAAATTTCACAAATACAGTCTGTCATCCACTTGCTCTTGTTGCTGTAGTCTTCTCAAGCCCCAACTTGTCATGTTGTTAGCTTTTCCTAATTCTTAATTCCACCCAAAGCCAATGCTGTGGTAGCAATTCATCACTGCtataaaaaaaacctaaaacctCTTTTTAGTCTGTAGCACGTCAACCACTTTCTTCTGTCCTTCAAGGATAACTGACGAGTTAGGGCTAAAATATATCCtactctttccttttttttctctttctttcctttttttaactACAGATTTTGGGGGGACATTTTCCGAACCCTTCCACCAACGCCTCTTTAAAAATGTTCTTCTTTTCTGTATCTGATGTCTGTGTGCTATTAGTGATGCAGCCAACATGAAcggttgtcttgtgttgcacacCCCCCTATCCAACACTGCGAAACGATCGCCCCAGGGAGAAAAGCGCCCATGCTTGATATCGCATGGTTCATGACCAATAAGTTTCCAGTACAGGTGACCCTTAACCTCCAAGTGTTCAACTCATTCTCCACGTTTGTTttgatcttctttttttttctaaaaaaagaTGATGTGGGGTAACAAGAAGGCAATCCAGATTTTCTTTTgggacaagaaaaagaaaaaaaattgaatttaaaGTAGTGCTTTGTGTTGATATGGTAAATGGCTGAGGAAAGAGTTAGGGGGGGAAAAACAGTATTTTTCTTAGCCATTGTCGTACGTTTTTGTCTGgaatataataaaaaatacaagACAAAAGTTGAAATTCAGTGAGAGGGATTGGAGATTTCTCAGCTCAGTAGGTTAACACGGATGCTGCACTAGTAGACCTCAGCCAATAGAGTTTCGGGTTGTGGGAGGGTGGttgttgttttctctgtgtctctctctgtctctctctctgtcagtgcagtCAGTAGAGCAGACAGAAGAACTGGGGGGTTCACGCCTCTTCCAGTGTCGTGTGCTAACGCCTGTGCTCTTGCCCTGCAGGGAAGATTCCGGAAGAGACCAAGGCACTCTCGCTTTTGGCGCCCAGCGCTCCAGTGACCAACCTGCTGCCCGGAGGAGGTGGTCTCCTGCCAGGAGGAGGGGGTCTCTTACCAGGGGGAGGGGGTCTCTTACCAGGAGGAGGGGGTCTCTTGCCAGGAGGAGGTGGTCTCTTGCCAGGAGGAGGTGGTCTCTTACCAGGAGGAGGTGGTCTCTTACCAGGAGGAGGGGGTCTCTTGCCAGGAGGAGGGGGTCTCTTGCCAGGAGGAGGGGGTCTCTTGCCAGGAGGAGGTGGTCTCTtgccagggggaggggggctcttGCCAGGAGGAGGGGGTCTCTTGCCAGGAGGAGGTGGTCTCTTGCCAGGAGGAGGTGGTCTCTTGCCAGGAGGAGGTGGTCTCTTAccaggaggaggggggctcttgccaggaggaggggggctcttgccaggaggaggagggctccTGCCCATTCCCGCCCCCACCCCAGTCCagaatgtatgtttgtttttgcttgtttgtttttttatttgtttgttcagTCACTCCTTCATTCATGCACTGGTAAGGGTCAGGGTGAAAAGGGGGTTTTGTTGGGCAAGAATTAGGATTGTGTGTACCCGGCTTCCATGTTTATGACGTTAAATGCATTTAAATGcacttgaaaacaaaaaaatcttaAAGCGGGCCCCCAACAGTTAAAACTCATATTGAATCCATCCTGTCTGACTTGGCTACATTTTCTGGATAGATCATGTACAGTGTCCATTTGTGTGCACAGTATTCTCATCAATCTAATAGATGATCTGAGACTGACTGTCTGATTTTGGGGGGTGGTAGCGCTCAGTGAGTCTCCCTGTGGCAAGCTTGGCGCCGGCGCTGCAGGCTGTGCTGGACCCTTCTCTCAGTGGCCTTGGGAGCGTCTCGCAGCCTCCCCTCATGGGGAATGTGGACCCATCCAAGGTCGACGAGATCAGGAGGACCGTCTACGTGGGAAACCTGAACTCCCAGGTAAGTGGATATTGTCTTTCAATCTCCTAGTCTTGGAATGTTCttgccttgactactgcaacgccctcctaacgggcctgccggcttgcgtggtgaaaccactacagatgatccagaacgcggcagcgcgtctggtgttcaaccaaccgaagagggcacacgtcaccccgctactcattgagctccactggctgccggtagctgctcgcattaagttcaagtcacttatgcttgcctacagagtgcttgctggttctgctcccacctacctaaaagctcttgtaagggcaaatgttacacccaggacgctgcgctcgtctagtgagcgtcgtttggcactgccgtctgtgcaagcaatccagactattctcatttgtagttccacgttccactgcctagtactaccagagcaggggcgtccctctctaccttcaagaagcttttgaagacccaactcttcagagagcacctcccttcctaactgggaccttgactagtgcttaacttgcacttcagcagttacattcctgcacttctttttcctttctaggtcgtttttctatttcttatgtaaagtagtatttattgttaccaggttttttattgctcttagcttgactgttctctcccttgtacgttgctttggacaaaagcgtctgctaaatgactaaatgtaaatgtaaaggtaaATGTACACTAAGGAGTGATGATATGAAAAAACTGTAGAAGTAGATACCCCCTCTCCCCAAAAGACCTTCAGTAGTATTTGGTAGccttttttgtgtttctatTCAGTTGTACTGTGACAAAGATGTAATTTGGTCAAACGCATAAATCTGAACCAACTGAGATGTAAGTGCCGTGATTTGTTCAAACAGACAATTTGAACGATTTTGGTCCTTAAGCTTTCATTGTAAAATAGTCTTGAGTTCTGAATCTGAAGACCTGGCTTGATAGAACTGTTAACTCTTTCGTTTGCAAATGCAGACTACAACTGCTGAGCAGCTGCTGGAGTACTTTAAGCAGGTGGGTGAGGTGAAGTTTGTGCGAATGGCCGGCGATGAGACGCAGCCCACGCGTTTCGCTTTTGTGGAGTTCTCTGACCAGGACTCAGTTGCCAGGGCCTTGACCTTCAATGGAGTCATGTTTGGAGATAGACCACTAAAGTAAGTGCATTCAATCATAGTTCTCAATTTGTAGTTGTGTGTGACCGTAATAGCCCACCTTTCCTATAACGTTTATTACAAGGCTTGTGTCTCTGCTGTTATTTTCTGTTTAAACTGCGACTGGTTAGTTTACATTGCCTTGTGACCTTCCATAGGATCAACCATTCCAACAACGCCATTGTGAAGCCCCCAGAGCTCACCCCCCAGGCTGCCGCCAAAGAGCTGGAGGACGTGATGAAGCGTGTCCGCGAGGCCCAGTCCGCCATCGTTGCTGCCATCGAACCAGGTAACACAAAGATAAATTCTAGTTTTGGTGGATAAATGTAAAATTACAATTGTGGTAGCAATTCGATTTCAACATTGACACAGGGGGAAAACATTACTTGTGTTGGTAACCATGCCCTTGGCCTTGTTCTAGTTAAAGCAAGTTAaaactagtgcgtaacttgcaattatagcagttacatttctgcacttctttttcttttttatttcattttgttatatttcttatgtaaagtagtatttattgttacaccaggttctattgcctGTATTGCAGCCTCCATTTGTCAAACAACTCAAACACAAAATGGTTAGCCAGCACCAGCAACCACCGATCCCTCTTCGTCCTCCAACTGGCACCACCAAATTCAAGATGCCACTTAAAAATgtgaaaggccctctctagagccagtgcTGTCCATTCGGGGCTCCTGTAGAAACATGGTGACCTCAGTGGAAGATGACCTGCTCCTATGTAGATACGAAGGGCACATTTTAAGCTAACGATAACATTGAATCACAATGAATCCTAGTTACAGGTATACACTAACAAAAACATAGTAATGAATActgtattccatttctgctaataaaTACACGGTACCTTttaactacaactacaactgtAACTCACTCCATCTATAACAGTTTCAGtgctatatacagtatgttaccCGGTCGGTTGattggtttgtgtgttggtggtttGACACTTGATGTGTTTCATGCAGAAGTGGAAGAGTGCACCTCTAGTCGCTCCAGACGTTCCAAGAGGTCCCATTCTCGGTCGCGGTCCAGGTCACCTTCTCGCTCACGGTCCCGTTCCAGAAGGAAGCGCTCACAGTCGAGGCACAGGTAGGAGGAGCTGGGTGGGGTGAAGGAGGAAGGTGCTCAATTTAATCCTGTTAAATCATGGGTTGTGTTCAGATAGTCTTCTTTGTTTAGGAACGTTCCTAACTGGGTGAAATGACCCGGTAGTATCTAGGAGGCTGTTCACAACTGGTATTAACATCATCTTGGGTGATCCGATCACAAGTGGATAGCTCTAAGTCCGTCAGTTCATACCTGGCATTAGAATGCATCTCCCCACGCCTCTCGAGTGACTTGTGATTGGATCTCCTTTGCCCGCTGtatatgcaaataaacacatacatcattGTGACCAAATGCGTTATTGTTTTTATACGGCGGGAGGCAGCAATCAGGGAttaaagaagaaggaaaagtaTATTCCCCATCTAAAAAAAGCAGAGTGTGTAGCCCAcatgcatatttgtgtttttgggtCATCAATTGGGTCATTGTTTACCTATTTCACCCTAGAACCATGGCGAGGttctcatttatttttaaatgactgAAAAAATGCCATGTATTTAATTTTGCGCACCAATTATCTtttactaacacacacttaaagcagTAGCCTAACCTCACCGAATTAGGTGATAAGTTATTATTCTCACAATTCTGGAATAACGGTATGCATTGCATGTGCTATCATTTGATTATATTGTATAATGAAGACGTAGGACATTCTCACAGGCCAATGGGGATGAGGGGAATTTTGTCTGTGCATGCAGGTGCAGATTTTTTTCTTATCATAGCTATTTCTATTGCTTGTTGGACCAGCTCTGGTCATTTGGGGGTTTTGTGGTATTTTGgcacatttataaatgtacattttggtGTTCTAACGTTGTCTAATGTGTAGAAAGttgactgtgtgcgtgtccgCCTAATTGATTAGCCTATTCAATACACTGGGGGGGGTCGTATTATCGTCTCCGATTGTTTAGTTATTATACATGTAATGGTTATATTGAGAAAGGTAGTGAATGATTTTCAGTCTTCAACATCAGTAGACTGACCAATAGGGCTCCATCATCAgtctgtagcgaagggagagcgtagtcaccccacccagacttgaacccgggtctacagggtgccaaacatgcactctgaccgcaacgccaaagagccaggctcgatggcatggcatggcagtcagagcacatactcatctgtagtgacggcacatctTCACACAGTCCATTACGGCAACAACATTTTAAGACTGACATCAGTAACATCCGCCGTCGCATAATTACgtagcctagtgtaagtgcagtcgGATTCTCTTAGCACCGCGGTTGTCTTTTCCTTAGTCCTTATgcattttccttttcctttctttaacCTCAAGACGTTTTCCATCGATGTCAAGGAAAAGTGATTAGTCTATCCGACCGCAGCCATGGCCTCAGGCAATATGTTGGAAGTTTACTAGACGTTTACAAGGCAAAAGTGGGGGTTGAAAAATAACAACAGAATGGCCTTGTGACTAGCTCGTACTAATagtttttgtcttcttcttttgCTCAGGAGCAAAACGTCCCAGAAGTCGCGTCATGGGGACTCACACAGTTCCCGCGGTTCCCAGAGAAGGCGCACTCGCTCTCGAGACAGGAAACACAGCCGCAGCCGCTCCAGGTCCGCCATGTTGCACAATCTCATTTCTATCTAGTTTGTCAATTTGATCTGACATTTAAGGCATTGCTAAAGGCAAACAATATTCTTAGACAGAACCTTAACTAGCCTAAACCTAACGAGTTGTCATTATGAACGTCTCAGTGATGTGGGACAACATTCAGAGTACACGACTTCATTTAATTGTGTTATCCTAAGTTAACATATAATGCTTCCCACGGTCTTATCAGGGACAGGCGGAAAGGGAAGGACGGGAGAGCCCGGAATAAAGATGTCGACTGGAACAGGGATGACCGGCGGAAAGAGAAACGCGTGCGAACGCCCCCGAAAAGCTACGGCGCGTCCCGAAAATCACGCAGCACAAGCAGGTGCGCAGACCTGAAGAAAGAGGCATAACCCCAGTGCTTCTTTTATGATGACCGTGTTgtggcctgtctctctgcttttgGTCAGATTAAGTCTGCTTTCATAAATGTTGCCTTGTCTTTGGTTTTTCAGAGGGCACAGAAAACGAAGCCGAACTCGATCCAGGTCCCCAAGAAGGAAAGCCAAATCCCCCACACCAAAGAGGTAAGGCCTGGCGCTGGAACACTGTTATATTGCCCAGACACATGCCtaataaaatatgtttaatgtttgtgagaaacacacaaaccattGTACTACTTAACTCACTAATGTTTAGCTGTCCTTAGCCATTACCCATACACTGTCGTAATATTTAATGTCTTTTTCCAtcagaggaaagaaggaaaagaagcgTGAGAAGACCAGAGACAGCAGCCGGGACCAGAGGGAGCACTCTAACTCCCGGCGGATGACCAGtcgagacaaagacagacaggatAACAAGGCCAAGCCTGTGCAGGTGAGAGAAGCACACTAAAGCTGCTGCAGGAGTGATGAGTAGTAAGCTGGAGTAGGTCTCATGGCCCATAGACCAGCACTGGAGACCCTTGTGGGCAACCGTCTTTGTAAGAAGTAATGTAGGAATACAATCGGATTGAATATAATTGAATCTCTTCAACATAGCTGAGCTCTCCGCGGTTCTACCCGTACCTTGAATCAGCAACCCAGTACGTTTAACTTCTACTTCAGAAGATTCCCGACTGTGGCCTCAACAAAatcagggattaaagtattccggcaccgtgccggatttccggcgtgcggcgtttggctgcgaaaaaaattattttataaaaaaaatcacgtctcgatatcatcaccatcactttcgagtttatgagttcgtctgccaatgaaatgaaagcagcacaactctcccgctctcaaaataacagtattagccaatcagaagtagattgagGCAGGTCTTGGTGGCACTCCGTCTTAGTTCCATATGCCACTAATGGAGCAGGCTTCTAGCAACCAGTGTGAACGCGACAAAAAAATCCAATCTTCCAAAAATCTTCCTTTTAAACTTTTACTGACAAAAAcgtaacatacaaacaaaacatgaattctTTAGGtcttaataacagtaaatcCATATATTGGTATTGTCGGTCAGAAAAACTGTGTTGCTCCTTAACCTGACCATCTCCAACTAAACAAGCACaagttggtcacatgaccaccgtTCTCTCCTGATTCTAAAACGTTCTTTTACTTTACAGCTATGAACTAACTAATATTTCTCCATACATGAAATTATGGATTTAgagatttaaataataatatttttatacAACAAAAACTCTTCTTCAAATTGGCTCTTACATGTGCTTCAAACGCCGAcatttctctatcgctctgcatAGCGTAGATGaccaaaggagagtaggatggaaagtaagttcatgaaaataaatggcgttgggcatggatagaagagatgggaagggaaggacagtaagccttttggtagctggtgtaagaagttaagagaagcaggtgcttgcttctgcactttgtgctcgagaaagctaatatatgccactagctctccaacacacatcgcctttaccgggagcaacatccacagctgatgtaccggcatcaataactgaccgtgtgtgtgacgtgtgtaaactgtcaatatccaatcagcatgccgctattttaacacacacggcataacaccagagtttaaaagaggtatttcggaaaagctaaaaaaaaaccggcatgttttccttaaatgtagacgaagccaccaacaagtaggctacatggacaaagtcctgttttgtatttatttcccaacattaaacttaccagttcttgtaacattttaatgttttgtttgttatttgtttcattgatatattttctattaacaaagtaattatggaaatgttgcaatataaaactacattattatctacagttcactgttatCGCTGTactttttcatatatcctcaatgaaatggttgcaaatcaaatccTCTTCTTCCActgtgtaggtgaaattggtaccagcctcacatgggagtaccagactatgtaggtaacttaccctgtgagcaggagccgggtgaatgtgggtgcaattgtgtgtaaattgtgataccgtctttgcgagggccaccaagacacactggtgctgtccttgcaacagcaacaatatgttggtagtctcacccgattggacaggcatcaaccattcaacacaaaggcagatcaattaagttgaacacctagggggcgccacacaaagtgtagtgtcctccacgtggtcaaaataatgataatccacaaatcagtctcgttaaatatatcagtctcataaaatatattatactatcaatttggaactctgattaataattaaattaataactacaaccaaagttaccttactaatagtatagttgaaggtcattagaattctgaatagaagaggttggcaacgtccactcttgtgtaacattaaataaaccagcgtatataaatcaaagtatttatttacacaatgataagaaataacacacaatctgtaatctagctaaatgtaactaaccaatgaattgaaggaataggtgtatgtgtaatcgagaggaagtgtgtgtgtgtgtgagcttgtgagctcggggttgcgctgttaggagcgcgccagaaagaatgtgtgtgtgtgttcctttgtctgatcctcgtagttccgcgtgcatgtgtgtgcacgtacgcgaacatacatgtgatgtgaacaaggacgagcctatatgcagcgcgaagttcgagtattctcttcgcgtgtgtggctatgtgaaggccaatgtatatgtaatcgtgcgcgattaagatgccatgttaggaaagagggaaatggttagtgatgcatgcaagaccctatgtgtctgagaagcaatcctaacgataacccagatggtgtggcgaagccaactaccaactaacaatgaaaatatataaacagttacgttcattaacaaaacatatgaaacacatgaacaatggcatgtaaacagtcttatgcttagccaggttgtgaatagctaggatagctaaaatgcccagttaatgtcagagttaccagtcctttatgaaaagggtcgtactggcgagtccgatgttgaaacaGCAGAAGTGATGATGTcgtccgtagctggagaaagttgtccttgctgtgatgtctctgttttactgcagtttaggtcggaggatttgatcgctcagaacgttgcagtttgccttctgtagagttagctagcaggtctaatgttagctgctttcgctaaattttacttcgtctcactgagcagttcgttgactgagaga encodes:
- the srek1 gene encoding splicing regulatory glutamine/lysine-rich protein 1 isoform X3 — translated: MSGIPGTAVIQITNLSSAVSSEQMRTLFGFLGDIEELRLYPPDNAPLSFSSKVCYIKYQDPSSVGVAQHLTNTVFIDRALIVVPCAEGKIPEETKALSLLAPSAPVTNLLPGGGGLLPGGGGLLPGGGGLLPGGGGLLPGGGGLLPGGGGLLPGGGGLLPGGGGLLPGGGGLLPGGGGLLPGGGGLLPGGGGLLPGGGGLLPGGGGLLPGGGGLLPGGGGLLPGGGGLLPGGGGLLPGGGGLLPIPAPTPVQNRSVSLPVASLAPALQAVLDPSLSGLGSVSQPPLMGNVDPSKVDEIRRTVYVGNLNSQTTTAEQLLEYFKQVGEVKFVRMAGDETQPTRFAFVEFSDQDSVARALTFNGVMFGDRPLKINHSNNAIVKPPELTPQAAAKELEDVMKRVREAQSAIVAAIEPEVEECTSSRSRRSKRSHSRSRSRSPSRSRSRSRRKRSQSRHRGHRKRSRTRSRSPRRKAKSPTPKRGKKEKKREKTRDSSRDQREHSNSRRMTSRDKDRQDNKAKPVQVERDYDNEEKEYQSDASGSASEDMSPAAQHNGSYGSRNGDDDDELPMAEATA
- the srek1 gene encoding splicing regulatory glutamine/lysine-rich protein 1 isoform X1 → MSGIPGTAVIQITNLSSAVSSEQMRTLFGFLGDIEELRLYPPDNAPLSFSSKVCYIKYQDPSSVGVAQHLTNTVFIDRALIVVPCAEGKIPEETKALSLLAPSAPVTNLLPGGGGLLPGGGGLLPGGGGLLPGGGGLLPGGGGLLPGGGGLLPGGGGLLPGGGGLLPGGGGLLPGGGGLLPGGGGLLPGGGGLLPGGGGLLPGGGGLLPGGGGLLPGGGGLLPGGGGLLPGGGGLLPGGGGLLPIPAPTPVQNRSVSLPVASLAPALQAVLDPSLSGLGSVSQPPLMGNVDPSKVDEIRRTVYVGNLNSQTTTAEQLLEYFKQVGEVKFVRMAGDETQPTRFAFVEFSDQDSVARALTFNGVMFGDRPLKINHSNNAIVKPPELTPQAAAKELEDVMKRVREAQSAIVAAIEPEVEECTSSRSRRSKRSHSRSRSRSPSRSRSRSRRKRSQSRHRSKTSQKSRHGDSHSSRGSQRRRTRSRDRKHSRSRSRDRRKGKDGRARNKDVDWNRDDRRKEKRVRTPPKSYGASRKSRSTSRGHRKRSRTRSRSPRRKAKSPTPKRGKKEKKREKTRDSSRDQREHSNSRRMTSRDKDRQDNKAKPVQVERDYDNEEKEYQSDASGSASEDMSPAAQHNGSYGSRNGDDDDELPMAEATA
- the srek1 gene encoding splicing regulatory glutamine/lysine-rich protein 1 isoform X2; amino-acid sequence: MSGIPGTAVIQITNLSSAVSSEQMRTLFGFLGDIEELRLYPPDNAPLSFSSKVCYIKYQDPSSVGVAQHLTNTVFIDRALIVVPCAEGKIPEETKALSLLAPSAPVTNLLPGGGGLLPGGGGLLPGGGGLLPGGGGLLPGGGGLLPGGGGLLPGGGGLLPGGGGLLPGGGGLLPGGGGLLPGGGGLLPGGGGLLPGGGGLLPGGGGLLPGGGGLLPGGGGLLPGGGGLLPGGGGLLPGGGGLLPIPAPTPVQNRSVSLPVASLAPALQAVLDPSLSGLGSVSQPPLMGNVDPSKVDEIRRTVYVGNLNSQTTTAEQLLEYFKQVGEVKFVRMAGDETQPTRFAFVEFSDQDSVARALTFNGVMFGDRPLKINHSNNAIVKPPELTPQAAAKELEDVMKRVREAQSAIVAAIEPEVEECTSSRSRRSKRSHSRSRSRSPSRSRSRSRRKRSQSRHRSKTSQKSRHGDSHSSRGSQRRRTRSRDRKHSRSRSRDRRKGKDGRARNKDVDWNRDDRRKEKRVRTPPKSYGASRKSRSTSRGHRKRSRTRSRSPRRKAKSPTPKRGKKEKKREKTRDSSRDQREHSNSRRMTSRDKDRQDNKAKPVQVKLVPASHGSTRLCRA